Sequence from the Tripterygium wilfordii isolate XIE 37 chromosome 10, ASM1340144v1, whole genome shotgun sequence genome:
TCGGCGACTGCGCGAGTAACGGCTAGAATTGATGGGTCTGGCTGGGAGTAGGAGGAAGAGCGGAGATCTACGTGTCCGGTGGAGGGTTTGATTTTACGAATTTGACATTTGTTCGGAGTTCTGGTTCCGGACGGTTTGCTATTTTTGGGGCTGATCTGTTTGGTTTGCGTTGAAgagtgttctttttttttttttggaatttgaagaagagaagaataaCAATGTGGTGGATGATGAGTGAGAACGGGGGACATTATTGCTCGAAGAAGACCGATGATATATGCGGCGATGTTTGTGGCCAGGTTTGTGTTTAATTTGTTATGAATGCAAAATTGATAGGTTTGATTGCTTTTGTTATGATTTTCTTCCTGTTGGTTTCTGGGTTCTGTTTGGATTCCGAGAAAATGTAAGAGGGTTATCGGTTCTCTCGTTTTGCTTTCCTTTCACTTTCGTTCCAATGGGTTACTCATTCTGCCTCTATTGATCAGTCAAAATCATCTGCCTCTTAGACGGTGAGGATTTTGTATCTCTTAAGGGGATGCAAAACATTTGCAGATTTGAAAATGTCAATGTGGATATTTTCTGAACTTTTCTGACTGACCCTGTGCTGTTTTGTAGATGTAAATCTGAGATCAcgaaatttgtttttgaatggaaaaatctTTGTAACCAGAAATCGAATGTTGATTGATTAGTTGGAATACTAGCAGAATCTGATAAttgcttctcaaaaaaaaagaagaaagtattTAGACAATCTGGAATTTTATCAATTACCATGGAAACTGATGGAAGATAAAAGCAAAACTTTTCGTTTGcttaaagaaaaaggaaaccTTTTAACCCAAATTTACTTGACATTTTATAATTAACTGAATGTTGCTGGAAACATTTTGCTGCCAAATTTGTGCAGATCTAagtctttgtatttttttttattggaataaaCACATGCAATTTCTTTCCCAGATCATAACAAATAAAGAGAGAAGTTAGGAGCTGGAAAACTTATGTTTATCTAAATTATGCTCAGCCTTTTCTTGTTGATGATAGGGATGTTAATCATTTGTAAATTTTCATGGTTCTTTTCCGGAGTGACTGAAGTGTTGTAATTCTTAAATTTGGCGTTGCCTTTCAATAAATCATTCTGATCCCTTGAAGTAAATTTTATAATGTGCAGGAATCAAGCAGAGGTTTGAGCATGTCTAGAATCCAATGCATCCTTCGTGGTATGGATTTAAAAACCTATCTACTTCTATTCGTTCTTATCCCAACATGCGTATTTGGTATTTATTTACATGGGCAAAAGATCTCGTACTTCCTGCGTCCACTATGGGAAATGCCGCCCAAGCCATTCCATGATATCCCACACTACTATCATGAGAATGTGTCAATGGAGAACCTCTGTAGACTCCATGGTTGGGGGATCCGTGAGTACCCAAGGCATGTTTATGATGCAGTGCTGTTCAGTAACGAGTTGGACATTCTCACATTAAGATGGAAAGAACTGTATCCATACATAACCCAGTTTGTTCTTCTTGAGTCTAATTCAACATTTACTGGGTTACCAAAGCCTCTTGTTTTTGCCGGCCACCGagaagagttcaaatttgttgaGTCTAGGTTGACTTACGGAACTGTTGGTGGGAGATTTAAGAAAGGAGAAAACCCTTTTGTTGAGGAGGCATACCAGCGAGTGGCACTGGACCAGCTTCTCAAAATAGCAGGAATTTCTGATGATGACTTGCTGATAATGTCTGACGTGGATGAGATACCAAGCAGACATACTATCAATCTTCTAAGATGGTGTGATGACATACCGCAGGTCCTTCATCTTCAGCTGAAGAATTATCTCTATTCTTTTGAGTTTCTTGTTGATAACAATAGTTGGAGAGCTTCAGTACACAGATACCAGACTGGTAAAACTAGGTATGCGCATTATCGCCAGACAGATGATATCTTGGCAGATGCAGGGTGGCACTGTAGTTTTTGCTTTCGGCGCATCAGTGAATTCATCTTTAAGATGAAGGCTTACAGTCATTTTGATAGGGTGAGGTTCTCTCGTTACCTGAACCCTAAGAGAGTTCAAAGAGTCATCTGCAAGGGGGCCGATTTATTTGACATGCTTCCAGAGGAGTACACATTTAAGGAAATCATTGGAAAGATGGGACCGATTCCTCATTCATTCTCAGCAGTTCACCTCCCATCATACCTTTTGGAGAATGCAGAACAGCTTAAATTTCTCTTGCCTGGAAACTGCATAAGAGAAAGTGGGTGACTCTCATTATGCCTCCGCTGTAAATTTCTAGTAAAGCTAGTTGAAGGCGAGCTTCTGTTTCTCCTTCCGAAGCATTCAACTGAGCAATTGATGAGTACGGTGCGTCATTGATGCTGCTGCTCCTTCTGTCCAGCAAAATCTATAGAATTCTTTGGAGAATATTTGCGGGGTTCGAGAAATTCTTGGGTTTTGCTGGGTGAGTTTTTGTATATAACCCTTCTTCTAGAGTAGACATTGTTCAGGATGGGTCATATTTGTTGAATAGGCAGGGGGATTGCTGTGTTGGGAACATAGCAAATTCTTTGCATCTATTGAACAcattttttatatgtttttgttggAACTACATACACTTCTATCTCTCAGTTAAATATTTCttttaactgtttttttttttcccaattttcatTAGAGCAGAAATGTAGTTGGTTTTGGCCAGGTGTTTGCTTTCACCTAGGTCCAGTATTCTTagatttgaatatatatatatatatatatatataacgttgAATAGTTTCTCTGACTGGGGACATCCCTCACATGGTTTGGTTTAAAAGCCAGGCATGCTTATCTGGCCGTAAAGCTGGCAATTATGTTCCAAGGAACATATTCCTCTGGGTTTGTGTATTCATGGCACCACGTTGTTGGTTGGTGGGAAGAGagaacaaattgaaagaaaatccATAGGAATATGCTATGCCCATATCCCATATCCCATATCCATTACAGTAATAATACGGATACCTAATTatcccacgaattcacttgaatcaattcacttgAATCCTTAGTTGTTGGGATAATTGGGATCAACTTTGTTGGGATAATTGGGATTTTAGagttgagatctttatcattttcgtatcCGTTACGTTCTATGGAAGTGGCAATTCCTTGTACCAAAACAGGCTAAGAAAGACCAAGtaagaaagaaaattccaatGTAAAgaatatagaaaagaaaaaagaaatcaagatgTTTGCCTGTGTAAAAAAAATGGTGCTTTATTGATGAATAATTTTTAAATGTATACAAGGATGAATAGCTACAATATCATGATCTGTGATTAGCTTCTATACTTCGTTTTATCCTAATGAGTTGTATATTCTGAATGATTTGCGGCCAAGGACTTGAAATATTCTTTGTCTGCGTTTTCAAACTGTTTCTGGAACATTTTCCACTCCCTTCTACATCTTTCCTTCACCTAGCACCAGTAATAAGAATATATCAGCAGAGTCCATCAACCAACAACAGCTTAACATACCAGCATGTGAGAGAAAATGCATGGATTCTAAACTGTATCTTAAACTACTTGATGATAGCCCAGTTCATAAATCTCTCTAGGAccaaaccgtatggactcgAGAGATCTTGAGTACGATTTCCACTTGGGAGTAATACCCTTATGATCACGCGTTGGGCTTTTGCCCAACTTACCATGTGATCAGGTGAGAAACTTTCGTGCGCGCGGGCCTAACGACATGAGTTTAGATCAATATTAGATGTCCAAAAAACATGTGCTtgtctcggttatcaaaaaagtaCATGGATTCTAAATTAAAGAAATGATACACTACATACCCCTTGCCATGGCGCCTTCCCATTATCTGCAAAGCCCTACAAAAAAAGTGACTTTATGATACTAAGTATTTTGGGATGAATTCTCCTTTGTGGAGGTTTAGAGGAGGAATATCTAAATGTTGGCAATGATGTTTCTCACCTGGTTCCCAAGTGTGGGAACAGATTGATGAACAATCCACTGAGCATCTACAACTCCTATCTTTTCATGGGCCGGCTGCATCCATTCAAGAGATGTAATTCAACATAAAGTTCAGTCACAGTCTGACCAAAAATGAATCAAATCGGCGTATAGAAGAAGGCTCACACCTGCACACATCTTCCGAGGGCAAAATCAAGACCCCACCCATGAACCAGGTCGTTCTGCAATTGATCAGAGTCGGGAAATAAGAATTTAAAGTAGTGCGGCAAGGAAGTAAGCAACTGTGCATAGGAAGTGCCACCAATGCAGCCCTTCATACCTGAATCATGTGCCAGACACATCGCCAAGCGTCTCTGGAAAATACTGGAGCCATGATCTCAACGAACCTAAATCAGTATAACCGGATGACTTAGTGAGTAAAATTCCATTAGTATCAACAGATGAAGCAAAGAAACAAGTatggaaaaacaataaaaataaagctGCTCATACGCTGCACATGGAGGCTGATGTGTGCCTGAGCACCATTGCTTCTTCTCACCACTTTCCCTGGCAGCAGTTTAGGTACAAGGTTAAGAATTCAATATTTCAGGAGGCGgcaaaaggaaagaagagatcgAGATCGAGATCTTACTTGTGAACTTCATGATCACTTCTTCTCTTTGTCATTGTCCATGTAAACCATTTGTTAGGATCCAAAGCTGGCTGCGAAATCTCTAATCCATACTTCTTCACTAGTCTTATATATCTAGCATTATGTCAACAGTTCTTAAGTGGCAATTTCGTAACTGGAACAGGTTAACATTAAAACTAGTTTATATATACTCAGTACTTACTCTTCTGCATTGAAATGCTGAAGTCCCAAATCTTCATCCCAGATAAATATGTAGTCATATGGTGCCACAATGTCAGGATGCAAAAACCGCTTGGCATACCACCTTAAGAGAAAATCATAATTATTGTACAAATGCCAACTCGTTAAAGCAGAAAATTCATTGTGTGAGTTAACtccaaacaaaaatcagctTTTACCATTTCGTTTGCTTCCTAGCGCTCACATGAATAGCGCGCTTTGACCACTCAAATTCATCCCATTCGCTTGTTCGGCCATCatagtgaaaaagaaggattGAAAAGTTTTCTGAAAACTGCAGGATCGACAAAATTAGTTCGGCTTTCACTGGTACGAGTTATGACCTCCACCCCAAACAACAAACCTACCTCTCCATAACAAACAAGCAGAGTGTGAGAGCAAAAGAGAGAGGCTGACCTTTTTCACAGCAGCATCAATATTCTTTTTCTGCTCACAACCCACAGTGAATGTCACTAAATACTTTGGCTTGCTGGTCAAATCCTGCATGTATTAACTATGTCTAAATGCCCCAAGATTTATGAATCAAATTATCAAGTATAAATATATGATCATTACAGCTATTTcagcaaaaagaagaagaagtaagaATAGatacaaggaagaagaaaagaatctGAGACATTGCTGTCAATGAAGTTTTATAGCCAGTATCCGGTTGCACCAATTACACAACAGGAAGTTTATACTTCACACATATCTAAATACTACCAAAATTGTGCTGTTAATCTATGCTGCGATTTTCTGTCAAAGATAAGTCTGTGCTAGACATGATAGCCAATATTTTGTATTAGCAGAAGTATCAATACAAGAAACAAAATGATAGTCTTTCTCTTTAGGGTTCatatagaccaacttatctcaACTATTAAAATTACCATATGCCTCAGGACCAGCAAACAGGAATTTCTATATGCCAATAAAATCACAAAGCACGAGTGAAAGCCAAAAATTCAGTTGTCCATAGAAGGGGTGCTAGAATACACACGTCTTTGGGTAAACCCCACAATCTCCTCAAGTACAAGTCTGACTCTGCTGCAACAATTCCTGGAGGCAGTCTTTCTGCACCACGAGGATTCGATGGAACCCAAATCTGCAGGGAGATCATTTTTGAACATGCATTACTTTTTTCCCTTGATAGTCAATAGTTTAATGTGAGTATGAACATCACTTTTTTCAAAGCatttagaggtcacatgttcaattcctgaaaaaaaCTTCTCCCCATATTGTCTGTCCCCGACTTCGTTCACTGCGAGAGTTTTGTGCAAGGGTGTTGTTTAAACTAAAATTCATGCCAGGTTTATGGATAAGCGATAGCCTAAGAGAGTACCTTTGATGTATCATTCAACTCTGGAGCTGGAGGCTTTGGTGTATCATTCAAATTTGGAGCTTGAGTTGAGCCGGTACCATTATTCCTCATGGTTGAGACACCTGATCTCTTTTCATCAATGTATGCGCTACCACCAGTAGGAGCAATGCTGGATTGGAGACTTAGCTGCAAAGCACAGCACAATACTTCAAAAATCCAGCTaaactaaaatgaaaacatactaatagagaaaaagagaagcTAAAACCGCATACCCTAGTCAATAAAAATGGTTGATAGGATACTCCTATTAAGAAGCCAAAAGCTACTCCAAAAAATGTAGTTACCATAAGCCTCGTAGTCTCATTCAACTTTTTACTAACTCCATTGCTGTCAATAGACACAAATGTCACAGTAAGAGGAGTTGCTGTATCATGTAAAAATACCTCAAAATAGTTTCTCATACAGCCAACAAGCCATCAGGGGAAGCTGACCTGCGCATAAGGACTCCCATTCTCTATGGTGTTCTCTGGTTTTATACTCAGAATCTTAAGTAACAAGGTAGAAAGTGACAACTCCAGCGCACGGATTTAATAGTTTTCCGAGTCTACAATCAAGAGACATCAAGGAAAAAGCAGAGAACCTGATGTAACAAAAACATTGATACCGAAATTAGTCGCACTTCCATATAACAAAACGAACTGAACTTCAAGTGCAGTACCAATGATATTAAAAGTAAGTTCCAAATCATAAAAAGCTGCGGCTATCAAGTAGTGAAGAATACAAATTTGTACTGTCATACATAATGCTTTTCTAATCCTTCTTCCTTGATGACATTCATTCTGAAGACTGATTCTCACATCTCTCACTCACACAGCCAGCCATGTGTATAGTTTCCAGAATTCAATTCAAATAATCTCAAAGCCAACAATACCAATCAGCAATTCTTTGATTTTGGTATGCAAatgcaagaacaaaaacaaaacaaaaaatcgattccataaatcaaaattaataaataaaaatcaacttACGCTGCAAGTttccagcaaaaaaaaaactgaagagTTACATTAACAGCAGGCTGAAACCAGAGACATTCACATTCCTTTCCCTTCTAGCCGTTTCAGACGACGAGAACGACGAAATTGAAtgtaaaaaattacatataaaCGAGAACCAGCAAACGCACCTGAACCGGAAACAGAAAGCTGCGACTGAATCACGCGAAAAGCCAATACCTATTGGCTATTATCGAAAACGGAACTGATAATCAGAAGCTCAAACAGTTCGTGAATCGTGATCGCTCCTTTTGGAAGTCCGAAGGGAAGCAAAAGCGTGAGAGAGGTTAGCGAGAAGAGTATGAGTAGTAATGGACTATCATCTCCTCTTTTATGACAAAATCCTTCCCTCCTCCAAAATTTGcgtcttcttttttcttatatTGTCAACCATACACGACACGTCTCTCCCTCCCAAGTcttttattataatttacaaGTAATTAATTTATGGTTTTCTTAATCTTTTTCATTATGGAAAGTTTATAAAGTCTTTAATCTTGACTTTTAATATTGTTACCAATTTTGcctaatataaaaatatattcttTTTAATTACATTGAAGTTATGACGGTTTGGTTCTCGGATTTGGAGATGAAATGGAAAGAGAATGTCAGGACATCTTCATTTCATGACAATGTTTGGATCACATTGTTATAATACTATTACTTTCCTGACGTCATTGGTTTTTGCTGGTGGTCATGTTTGCCTaaagaaattataattattttacattAAATGAAaggtttaaattaaaaaataacactttaatttgaatatccaaattaaaaactctacaattgaaaaaataatagtaaacaataattttttatttttatgtgatcCTATTTAATTAAATGAGAaatttaataatataaaaaatggcatatttaaatacataattgtgagatattttaaaaatgatgtGTTACTACGAAAGGAGAATTCTCCGTTTGGAAGGAATTCAGTTTTCCTTGAAATTCTAGATTTTAAGGATTTCACAAaccaaatataaaaaatattagcaAAACGAAATTCTTTTCCTGTCGAAAAACCAACACCTGAATTCTATTCCTTTAGTTTTGTGCCTGCTAAACATGGAAATAGAAGATTTTGCTGAAATTCACGATTCCGTTCCGATCGAAATTTGTATACCAAACATAGCGTTATTCCTGTAAAACTGGATTTTGCGAACCAAACGACACCTAAAATACTAGACAAACAATTTTGTAGAATTTGACTTTAAGTCAGAAACGACCTGCCTTGCATTATGTTTTCACAAAGACTTCAAAGACTAACATGATGTTGGATGGATTCTCACCAATTTGTTTtggaaaaaagagaagaaaaaggactaatttttcataaaaaagcTTACTAACGCGTAATTAGGGGAATTAGTGGGACACCACTTCAATGCGAATTGATTAATTGAACGGTCGCAGTCATAGAAAGAGTGAAGAAGTGGGTCCGTCGTAGTTTAAATAGCCAACCAAGCAGTTCCTTGTGTGGGTGTTGGCCAACAATCAACGGCTACTCCGCCCAACGATCACGGAGCGGGAGGGGGCAGCGACGAATGTTATTCCATTTTCTTAGGATGCGTTTGGCTTGCATCAGGGTTAATAGCTGAAAGATTTTGCTCgtattctaaatttttttttttttgataagcagcaGGATGTATTAAAAGGAGGCCAAAACATGCTCGTATTCTAAATTGGTCACTAAAAGTTAAGTTGTGTCAATTTAATCACTCAAAGTTTATTTGTTCCAATTTGATCACCCGAGTAGGTTTTGCCAAACTCGATCAATCAACTTGTTGATGTGACAAATTGACTATTAAACCAATGTTAAATACTGCTGATGTGACAAACGATGCTTATGtgtcaacaaataaaaaatacataaaaccTCTAATATCCCCAAAACATCATCAAATCCCTAATATATCATCATCTATCTCAAAAGCCCTAGCAATGGCGACCACAATCTTTGGTTCAAGTTCAAAATCATATGGATCCAATTCACGGTCTTGTCTTGGATTGGCAGTTCGAATCAATTGAAATAGTTTGATTTTTATCCCTAGTACTCGTGCTATTGCAATTGAAGGTAAGTATGATCGAAACCTTTTCGACAAGAGATTAAATTGGCATAATTAAATTTTGGGTGATTTAATTGATACAATTAAAAAACATACAATCTTTTAGTGATCACAAATTCTGTTAACCCGTTTGCACCATCATGCAACGATAATGATAATCGTATTGCATTACAATGCTAGGTACATATTAAACACAACAATGTAATGGTATTACAATTACCAATAATAGAAAGCCTTACGAAAATTAAGGAATCACAATACCAAATCATTTATGGTATTCCAATTACCACTGCAATTAAAACACAATTTCATTTTCAGACACAAAGACAAAAACACTCTCACAGAATAAGACCTAGACATAGTTCTAGAACTTGCTTACCTGCTACAGCAACCACCAACCACAtcataaaaaaacaataaatcaaGTGACATGGCAGTCAACATAAGTGAAAATAAACACAATACAACAAACATAGACCAAGTCAAACACACAGGTATGACTCGATTGATAATCGACTGGATGAGAGATATGTGTGTCCAAAGtttgatttcaatgagaaacatatttctcagcgATATTTATTCACAAGACTTCAGCCCAATCAGATCTATCGCATAGTGGAGGTGTGGCCTGGGATTTAGATCTGGCTTAGAGGTCGAACATTGGGCTGGAGATTTCTGAggttattttttagaaaaaagtaTAAGCAAAAAAACCCATCCAAGGTCAAGTCTCAACTCCAACAAGAAATCTTTTCGGAACTCATGATTGCTTTGGTTTGTCCTGAACCTCTTGTTCTGTCAACAAGTTTAAACCACTGGCTACTAGGATCACATGTGATGTCTTTACTAAGGCATTTGCAAGGCCTGGTAAGAATATTGTTACTAGAGTCCATATCCAGGCAGACAGTGGCTCCATGGCTGACCTTTGATGAGAGGTGCATTCGGGATTTTGAGATAATCTTCCATCTGCTGCAAATTGACCCCATTTTTGCTGGCTTGTCCAAATCGTCTGCTTGTAGGCAAGATTGTGTTCCTTTTACTAATAAGGTCTTCTGGGTAGAGTAAGTCCAGGCTTCAGATTCACTACAAGGACCCAACTTCAGT
This genomic interval carries:
- the LOC120007889 gene encoding uncharacterized protein LOC120007889; its protein translation is MGVLMRSNGVSKKLNETTRLMVTTFFGVAFGFLIGVSYQPFLLTRLSLQSSIAPTGGSAYIDEKRSGVSTMRNNGTGSTQAPNLNDTPKPPAPELNDTSKIWVPSNPRGAERLPPGIVAAESDLYLRRLWGLPKDDLTSKPKYLVTFTVGCEQKKNIDAAVKKFSENFSILLFHYDGRTSEWDEFEWSKRAIHVSARKQTKWWYAKRFLHPDIVAPYDYIFIWDEDLGLQHFNAEEYIRLVKKYGLEISQPALDPNKWFTWTMTKRRSDHEVHKESGEKKQWCSGTHQPPCAAFVEIMAPVFSRDAWRCVWHMIQNDLVHGWGLDFALGRCVQPAHEKIGVVDAQWIVHQSVPTLGNQGFADNGKAPWQGVKERCRREWKMFQKQFENADKEYFKSLAANHSEYTTH
- the LOC120007957 gene encoding uncharacterized protein LOC120007957 gives rise to the protein MWWMMSENGGHYCSKKTDDICGDVCGQESSRGLSMSRIQCILRGMDLKTYLLLFVLIPTCVFGIYLHGQKISYFLRPLWEMPPKPFHDIPHYYHENVSMENLCRLHGWGIREYPRHVYDAVLFSNELDILTLRWKELYPYITQFVLLESNSTFTGLPKPLVFAGHREEFKFVESRLTYGTVGGRFKKGENPFVEEAYQRVALDQLLKIAGISDDDLLIMSDVDEIPSRHTINLLRWCDDIPQVLHLQLKNYLYSFEFLVDNNSWRASVHRYQTGKTRYAHYRQTDDILADAGWHCSFCFRRISEFIFKMKAYSHFDRVRFSRYLNPKRVQRVICKGADLFDMLPEEYTFKEIIGKMGPIPHSFSAVHLPSYLLENAEQLKFLLPGNCIRESG